A single region of the Nicotiana sylvestris chromosome 6, ASM39365v2, whole genome shotgun sequence genome encodes:
- the LOC104231823 gene encoding uncharacterized protein isoform X3 produces MGKNQAYKAMQRARVGSSSAGPEDVDDGMVDGSFHTPEWHAARLASLKTSHTVTWEEFKKKQKEEEMRKGELEADKDKMMREYRAQLDAERAIKLSQGRNHSSSKHSRKKDKKDKDTKKHKTKKRKNKLSA; encoded by the exons ATGGGAAAAAATCAAGCTTACAAAGCTATGCAGCGAGCGAGGGTTGGTTCTAGCTCAGCCGGACCTGAAGATGTTGATGATGGAATG GTGGATGGTTCTTTTCATACACCAGAGTGGCATGCTGCTCGTTTGGCAAGCCTTAAAACTTCTCATACAGTTACCTGGGAAGAGTTCAAAAAGAAACAGAAG GAAGAAGAAATGAGAAAAGGTGAGCTAGAAGCAGACAAAGATAAAATGATGAGGGAATACAGAGCTCAGCTAGATGCTGAAAGGGCCATCAAGCTCTCTCAGGGGAGGAACCATTCCAGCAGTAAACACAGCCGTAAAAAGG ATAAGAAGGACAAAGATACAAAGAAACACAAAACCAAAAAGAGAAAG
- the LOC104231823 gene encoding stress response protein nst1 isoform X2, with amino-acid sequence MGKNQAYKAMQRARVGSSSAGPEDVDDGMVDGSFHTPEWHAARLASLKTSHTVTWEEFKKKQKEEEMRKGELEADKDKMMREYRAQLDAERAIKLSQGRNHSSSKHSRKKDKKDKDTKKHKTKKRKLCRINCLLE; translated from the exons ATGGGAAAAAATCAAGCTTACAAAGCTATGCAGCGAGCGAGGGTTGGTTCTAGCTCAGCCGGACCTGAAGATGTTGATGATGGAATG GTGGATGGTTCTTTTCATACACCAGAGTGGCATGCTGCTCGTTTGGCAAGCCTTAAAACTTCTCATACAGTTACCTGGGAAGAGTTCAAAAAGAAACAGAAG GAAGAAGAAATGAGAAAAGGTGAGCTAGAAGCAGACAAAGATAAAATGATGAGGGAATACAGAGCTCAGCTAGATGCTGAAAGGGCCATCAAGCTCTCTCAGGGGAGGAACCATTCCAGCAGTAAACACAGCCGTAAAAAGG ATAAGAAGGACAAAGATACAAAGAAACACAAAACCAAAAAGAGAAAG